The following are from one region of the Leptospira andrefontaineae genome:
- a CDS encoding histidine kinase, whose translation MGQEIRDISDNIRLTVEDGRILSLKTHRITRSVEEHIQQAIELILDKVTYPTLVPTIYTIVKELSINACKANQKRIFFEEKGYDIENPIQYKKGVSEYKQLFSESMAEEYGNKSKKKGYFCLITFDYSMDGIRIEVTNNTPVTIEEEKSLREKLEKGMQYGDIAQFYLDNADNTEGAGLGLALILIMLKGEGIDPSFFRIIIRKDVTIARLEVPLSSNFKSVRDQDFSRA comes from the coding sequence ATGGGTCAGGAAATCCGGGATATATCAGACAATATCCGGCTTACGGTGGAGGACGGAAGAATCCTCTCTCTAAAGACCCATCGAATCACCAGATCGGTCGAGGAACATATCCAACAAGCGATCGAGCTTATTTTGGATAAGGTCACTTATCCCACCCTTGTTCCAACGATTTACACTATCGTAAAAGAATTATCGATCAACGCCTGCAAGGCAAATCAAAAAAGGATCTTCTTCGAGGAAAAAGGATACGATATCGAAAATCCGATCCAGTACAAAAAAGGAGTCTCCGAATATAAGCAATTATTCTCCGAAAGTATGGCGGAAGAATACGGAAACAAATCCAAAAAGAAGGGATATTTCTGTCTGATCACATTCGACTATTCCATGGACGGAATTCGGATCGAAGTCACTAATAATACACCAGTCACTATAGAAGAAGAAAAATCCCTCCGCGAAAAATTAGAAAAAGGAATGCAGTACGGAGACATTGCCCAATTCTATTTAGATAACGCGGATAATACGGAAGGAGCCGGATTGGGACTCGCACTTATATTAATCATGCTAAAAGGAGAAGGAATCGATCCTTCTTTTTTCAGGATAATCATCCGCAAAGACGTAACCATCGCCAGATTGGAAGTTCCTCTTTCGTCTAATTTTAAATCCGTAAGAGATCAGGATTTTTCCCGCGCTTGA